A stretch of the Uranotaenia lowii strain MFRU-FL chromosome 3, ASM2978415v1, whole genome shotgun sequence genome encodes the following:
- the LOC129755177 gene encoding uncharacterized protein LOC129755177, with protein sequence MSNSSPTPSPESSKSYPNCAICLEPIRGEQKFLSCCHQFHDRCIEHWLDYKETCPICRMPHNIPEFSAPRPPSERLRPRPTMVATPATINSVDNSVRAAWHLMIEEGAVHPHLGFINDAEIFGTLAVSRRSRRVAAQRRQSGAAREPTRRVRTQVLFRRLRRTRTTSRRNFNCSEQN encoded by the exons atgtcCAATTCATCCCCAACGCCGTCTCCAGAATCTTCTAAGTCGTATCC TAACTGTGCAATCTGCCTGGAACCCATTCGAGGTGAACAAAAATTCTTATCCTGCTGTCATCAGTTCCACGATAGATGTATCGAACATTGGCTGGATTACAAGGAAACCTGTCCAATCTGTCGGATGCCCCATAATATTCCGGAATTTTCAGCTCCAAGACCGCCATCGGAACGCCTTCGACCGCGCCCAACAATGGTAGCAACACCTGCCACGATCAATTCCGTGGATAATTCTGTTAGGGCAGCATGGCATCTGATGATAGAAGAAGGGGCCGTTCATCCCCACCTTGGATTCATAAATGatgctgaaatttttggaacgTTAGCCGTTTCACGGAGATCTCGACGTGTTGCAGCCCAACGAAGGCAATCTGGAGCAGCTCGAGAACCTACGAGACGAGTTCGGACTCAGGTGCTTTTCCGGCGGCTTCGAAGGACAAGGACGACATCCAGAAGGAACTTCAACTGCAGTGAGCAAAACTGA